Proteins from one Syntrophaceae bacterium genomic window:
- the groES gene encoding co-chaperone GroES codes for MKVRPLHDRVLVQRVESDAKTAGGIIIPDTAKEKPQEGKVVAVGPGRLDKSGKRIVPEVKKGNRILFGRYGGTEVKIDGEEYLIMGEEDILGIIE; via the coding sequence ATGAAGGTCAGACCGTTGCATGATCGAGTCCTGGTACAGCGCGTGGAGAGTGACGCGAAAACGGCGGGTGGAATCATCATTCCCGATACGGCCAAGGAGAAACCCCAGGAGGGCAAGGTGGTGGCCGTCGGTCCGGGGCGCCTTGACAAATCGGGCAAACGGATTGTCCCGGAGGTAAAGAAAGGGAATCGGATCCTGTTCGGCCGCTACGGAGGAACCGAAGTCAAGATCGACGGGGAGGAGTACCTCATCATGGGCGAGGAAGACATCCTCGGGATCATCGAATAA